One genomic region from Yamadazyma tenuis chromosome 4, complete sequence encodes:
- the MRPL27 gene encoding 60S ribosomal protein L27, mitochondrial (COG:J; EggNog:ENOG503P302), with translation MRASSVLNLQASATANLRRPWQTFRDGQIWYGLTKSGSKRQALTTKQGNKNYYKGTRSSGIGKLNNAGNYMVDWTKVRTYVVPADISSVSFKPLVSPNSPQLEQRYVGYADGPKDGELAWKNVVDFIEYGENYDVQDIEENEYKEEYVNPKIVQSQIELPEGIKQ, from the coding sequence ATGAGAGCTTCAAGTGTGTTAAACCTCCAGGCCTCTGCCACCGCCAACTTGAGACGGCCTTGGCAAACGTTTAGAGATGGTCAAATATGGTATGGTCTCACAAAGCTGGGTTCGAAGAGACAGGCTTTGACCACCAAGCAAGGGAACAAGAACTACTACAAAGGTACCAGATCTTCAGGTATTGGAAAATTGAATAACGCAGGAAATTATATGGTAGACTGGACCAAAGTCAGAACTTACGTGGTTCCTGCTGACATATCTTCTGTCAGCTTCAAGCCGTTAGTTTCTCCCAACTCTCCCCAGCTTGAACAAAGATATGTTGGATATGCTGATGGACCTAAAGATGGAGAGCTTGCATGGAAGAATGTGGTGGACTTCATTGAGTACGGAGAGAACTACGATGTTCAAGACATAGAGGAAAATGAGTATAAGGAGGAATATGTTAACCCTAAGATAGTTCAAAGTCAGATAGAACTTCCTGAAGGTATTAAACAGTAG
- a CDS encoding uncharacterized protein (EggNog:ENOG503PVS1): MSIPEHPQNLGFLEAQQGYKDIQIKTHDYKDKPTPLNAKQNKASEFISNQTDKDHQKKYAKQVGRKIFDVLIRQVCN, translated from the coding sequence ATGTCCATCCCTgaacatccacaaaacctTGGGTTTCTCGAGGCCCAACAAGGCTACAAAGACATTCAGATCAAGACCCATGACTATAAAGATAAGCCCACGCCCTTGAATGCCAAGCAGAACAAGGCATCCGAGTTCATCTCCAACCAGACAGATAAAGACCACCAGAAGAAATATGCCAAACAGGTTGGCAGAAAGATATTCGACGTTTTGATTCGCCAGGTGTGCAATTAG
- a CDS encoding DNA-directed DNA polymerase (EggNog:ENOG503P6Z5; COG:K) translates to MSSPPPDSQGRMNDTPTTTPPAPTSDIESPAPEPQQMDLDPKSDSDDDSASISLPLSKIKRIFKMDPDYSGASQSAVFATGAATELFVQYITEQASLLAKIDKRKKILYKDFSTAVTSQDSLNFLSDTIPKTVPLRAVLQDQGTVEHEITPQTAPTPTPEQTDRVELPPTRRIDITSMLPVVSGPPPVQQQSTSPPVNKPSINSLISNDSPSNSDDVIMID, encoded by the coding sequence ATGTCTTCTCCTCCACCAGACTCACAAGGCAGAATGAACGAtacccccaccaccacgCCCCCGGCACCCACATCAGATATAGAGTCACCTGCCCCCGAACCCCAACAAATGGACCTTGACCCCAAATCAGACCTGGATGACGATTCTGCTTCCATTTCCTTACCtttatccaaaatcaaacgaatcttcaaaatggacCCAGACTACAGTGGGGCATCTCAGTCGGCCGTGTTTGCCACTGGTGCTGCCACAGAGCTCTTTGTCCAGTATATCACCGAACAGGCGTCgttgttggccaaaatcgataagagaaaaaaaatactTTATAAAGACTTTAGTACAGCCGTGACATCTCAAGACTCATTGAACTTCCTTTCTGACACCATTCCCAAAACAGTGCCACTTCGAgcagttcttcaagatcagGGAACGGTGGAGCACGAAATCACTCCACAAACGgctccaactccaacgcCAGAACAAACTGATCGGGTTGAACTTCCTCCGACTCGCAGAATCGATATAACGTCAATGCTTCCCGTTGTATCAGGACCTCCTCCAGTACAGCAGCAGTCTACTTCTCCTCCGGTTAACAAGCCTTCTATCAACAGTTTGATATCGAACGACTCGCCTAGCAATTCCGACGATGTGATTATGATAGATTAA
- the ACF3 gene encoding glycoside hydrolase (COG:G; EggNog:ENOG503NTYF): MYGKKVLYGLLASMLMLGPACADEEVTTITETNYVTPQWFMDVIETALAAQPDGIDHGIRIVFVDGVDEGGNAAPSYAEAIPTSPQTYLTTSDIEYTVSSGSSVYTTTGPVVFTTAGPKAVKQSPSASTEAGKEPKKSKGSKGRSTIFEYETVTDTSNVYTQITRTAQTTTTTVFSATATPSSTYKESSKFRSVATTLRNPVTSQSVVPATGTKRKITVEDSGSSSAGDKTIKAASFSTDPVYPVSSDSSLASDSSGQVTSDAPSTATSGPSTIDLRIGSETSSSILASASSYVGKQVFYSNGSSSEIASSSSATLASSTVSVSEILSSSVVVTLSVTSATSTSKSSSSSSKSSASSSKSSSSSSSSVSSSAPSSGSKLASSADLFAAISSDSPPSVFERDELPLSIPSGVDNDGVPYQTNKFYVNLFLDDQTDMIWSYPYGLYWKKVDYYGIGVQHTDPSKRVLGPKSSNTDGDTYAYNPTNNAELLISATDLTKSNNYMSVVDMKSMSATIQLSAASSVGDDYIEIPVVQGMGFVTAIYHGSLTAELNTLYGISTVTKETSSSLDSKVLKYRVTLTNSYEYLVYAILPKADSDFFLDTTDSFHVQGSKSVDGLIIQMAVAPASAHDGYYDEAAGKYPVSAEVSGSSSGSSADYSFKYTTKGSSSSGNTIVFALPHHVESLTSTSSSALTPITLASTTKGNMTALLANEISLSETLNADVGFLPWAPVMTADLSYTSDQLSLLAEAASSELDVDISSTVSGMNSNYYSGKVIDKYANILLVVHDIIGDTDSAKDILSDLKTAFKVFTKNTQYYPLIYDTKFGGVTSSASQSGDTGADFGSGYYNDHHFHYGYFVHAAAVVGYVDKQLGGSWADDNKDWVNSLIRDVANPSEDDTYFPVSRMFDWFAGHSWAAGLFASGDGRNEESTSEDYHFSYGMKLWGSVIGDSSMEGRGDLMLSVMNRAMNKYFYYSDDNDVAPSEMVPNKVTGILYDNKIAFTTFFGDGDEYPQYVHGIHMLPMDAGAASIRGEEYVKQEWEETIASFVDSLTDGWAGILRLNQALFDPESSYKFFSSDDFSSTYLDNGQSRTWSLAFSGGLYNST; the protein is encoded by the coding sequence ATGTACGGGAAAAAAGTGCTCTATGGGTTACTTGCAAGCATGCTTATGCTTGGTCCGGCTTGTGCCGACGAAGAAGTAACCACCATTACTGAAACCAATTATGTGACTCCTCAGTGGTTCATGGATGTGATTGAAACGGCTTTGGCTGCTCAACCTGATGGCATTGACCATGGTATTAGAATCGtgtttgttgatggagtaGACGAAGGTGGAAATGCAGCACCTTCATACGCTGAAGCTATTCCCACATCTCCCCAAACCTACTTAACCACTTCCGACATCGAGTATACTGTTAGTTCTGGCAGTTCggtttacaccaccactggtCCCGTTGTGTTCACCACTGCCGGCCCCAAAGCCGTCAAACAGTCTCCTCTGGCCAGTACCGAAGCAGGCAAGGAAcccaaaaagtccaaggGATCCAAAGGAAGATCCACTATCTTCGAGTACGAAACTGTGACTGATACTTCCAATGTGTATACTCAGATCACCAGAACCGCCCAAACTACTACCACCACTGTGTTTTCGGCAACTGCCACTCCTTCCAGCACCTACAAAGAAAGTTCCAAGTTCCGGTCAGTAGCCACCACCTTGAGAAACCCTGTAACTTCTCAGTCCGTGGTTCCAGCCACTGGAACAAAGAGAAAAATCACTGTTGAAGACTCTGGTTCCAGCAGTGCCGGCGACAAGACCATTAAGGCTGCTTCTTTCTCCACTGACCCAGTATATCCAGTGTCTTctgattcttctttggccagTGACTCCTCGGGTCAAGTGACTTCTGATGCTCCATCCACAGCTACTTCGGGTCCGAGCACCATTGACTTAAGAATTGGTAGCGAAACCTCCTCAAGTATCTTGGCCCTGGCATCCAGCTATGTTGGTAAGCAGGTATTCTACTCCAACGGCTCCTCCAGTGAAATTgcgtcttcttcaagtgctactttggcttcttctaCCGTTTCGGTTTCAGAGATCttgtcttcttcagtgGTGGTTACTTTGTCTGTTACTTCGGCGACCTCGACctccaaatcatcatcttcaagttccaaaTCATCTGCCTCAAGctccaagtcatcttcCTCAAGCTCCAGCTCAGTTTCCTCGTCTGCTCCGTCTTCAGGCTCAAAACTCGCTTCGAGCGCGGatttatttgcagccatttcCAGCGACTCTCCACCCTCAGTGTTTGAAAGAGACGAACTTCCACTTTCCATTCCTTCCGGCGTCGATAATGACGGAGTACCCTACCAAACGAACAAGTTCTACGTtaacttgttcttggacGACCAAACCGACATGATTTGGTCTTACCCATACGGATTGTACTGGAAGAAGGTGGACTACTACGGTATTGGTGTACAACACACCGACCCCAGTAAAAGAGTTTTGGGTCCTAAGAGTTCAAACACGGACGGTGACACCTACGCCTACAACCCCACCAACAACGCCGAATTACTCATCTCTGCAACCGATCTCACCAAGTCTAACAACTATATGAGTGTGGTGGACATGAAGTCCATGTCTGCCACCATCCAATTGTCAGCAGCCAGCAGTGTTGGTGACGATTACATCGAGATCCCTGTTGTGCAAGGTATGGGTTTTGTCACCGCTATCTACCACGGAAGCTTAACTGCCGAGTTGAACACACTTTACGGGATTTCCACCGTTACTAAAGAGACTTCAAGCTCTTTGGACTCTAAGGTCTTGAAGTACAGAGTGACCTTGACCAACAGCTACGAATACCTCGTGTATGCGATTCTTCCAAAAGCCGACAGcgacttcttcttggatacCACCGACTCCTTCCACGTTCAGGGATCCAAGTCCGTCGACGGTTTGATCATCCAAATGGCAGTCGCTCCCGCTTCTGCACACGACGGCTACTACGATGAAGCGGCTGGTAAGTATCCGGTTTCGGCCGAGGTTTCaggatcttcttctggttcttctgctgACTATTCTTTCAAGTACACCACCAAGGGTTCTTCCTCATCTGGAAACACCATTGTGTTTGCGTTGCCTCACCATGTCGAGTCGCTCACCAGCACCTCCTCGTCGGCCTTGACTCCCATCACCTTGGCCTCCACGACCAAGGGTAATATGACTGCCTTGTTGGCCAACGAAATCAGTTTATCTGAGACTCTCAACGCTGATGTTGGATTTTTGCCATGGGCTCCCGTCATGACAGCCGACTTGAGCTACACCTCCGACCAGTTGAGTTTATTGGCCGAAGCGGCCTCACTGGAGTTGGATGTTGATATCAGCCTGACCGTCTCTGGAATGAACTCCAATTACTATTCAGGTAAGGTGATTGACAAGTACGCCAATATTTTATTGGTGGTACATGATATCATTGGAGACACCGACTCAGCCAAGGACATTTTACTGGACTTGAAAACCGCTTTCAAAGTGTTCACCAAGAACACTCAATACTATCCTTTGATCTACGACAccaagtttggtggtgtgACTTCTTCTGCGTCTCAGAGTGGAGATACCGGTGCTGACTTTGGTTCGGGATACTACAATGATCACCACTTCCACTATGGGTACTTTGTCCATGCTGCAGCCGTGGTAGGGTACGTAGACAAACAATTGGGAGGTTCTTGGGCAGACGATAACAAGGACTGGGTCAACAGTTTAATCAGAGACGTTGCCAACCCCTCTGAGGACGACACTTACTTCCCAGTATCCAGAATGTTTGACTGGTTTGCCGGCCACTCATGGGCAGCCGGTTTGTTTGCCAGCGGAGACGGACGTAACGAGGAATCAACGTCGGAAGACTACCACTTCTCATACGGAATGAAGTTATGGGGAAGTGTCATTGGAGACTCGTCCATGGAAGGTAGAGGTGACTTGATGTTATCAGTTATGAACAGAGCCATGAACAAGTACTTCTACTACTCCGACGACAATGATGTGGCTCCATCTGAAATGGTCCCCAATAAGGTTACTGGTATTTTGTACGATAACAAGATTGCTTTCACTACTTTCTTTGGAGATGGCGACGAGTACCCACAATATGTGCATGGAATTCATATGCTCCCAATGGATGCCGGTGCTGCTTCCATCAGAGGAGAAGAATATGTCAAGCAGGAATGGGAAGAAACCATTGCTAGTTTTGTTGACAGTTTGACTGATGGATGGGCAGGTATTCTTCGTCTTAACCAGGCGTTATTCGACCCTGAATCGTCGTACAAGTTCTTTTCGTCCGACGACTTCCTGTCGACCTACTTGGACAACGGACAGAGTAGAACCTGGAGTTTGGCCTTCTCTGGAGGTCTTTACAACTCGACTTAG
- the DAO1 gene encoding D-amino acid oxidase (COG:E; EggNog:ENOG503NXYK), translating into MVQANIVVVGAGVSGLTTAVELKKSHPSYDITIVSSHLPGDISPDFTSPFAGANWHSFATIEDKRLQTYDLEGYKRLVQLAETDPKSGIWANDSYCFYSQSAVEEMGNKKPDPWYKHKVENYQTIPPEQLLPGTAHGYRFKGVVITVPIYLNYLLQKALEMGIAIKRVSALKEIGSARQLHSSGKRADVVVNCTGLLAKNIKGYRDPNRQYPVLGQVLHVRNNARTEFAVDGVDPSRPDESLYIFPRKEGGSIIGGCHRENFDSTDEDKELTKRLIDRAIKYAPELIDRSFKNNPEFMDIITVGVGQRPFRDGGVRVEQDPDLHWLVHNYGAGAGGYQGSYGFSSEAVRLVRMAAESIHSKI; encoded by the coding sequence ATGGTACAAGCCAATATCGTGGTAGTGGGCGCGGGCGTCAGTGGCCTCACGACGGCTGTCGAATTAAAGAAACTGCATCCGCTGTACGACATCACTATTGTGCTGAGCCACTTGCCAGGAGACATTTCGCCCGATTTCACGTCTCCTTTTGCGGGAGCCAACTGGCATTCGTTTGCCACAATCGAGGATAAACGCCTTCAAACCTACGATTTGGAGGGGTACAAGAGATTGGTTCAGTTGGCCGAAACCGACCCCAAATCGGGCATTTGGGCCAACGACTCCTACTGTTTTTATAGCCAATCTGCGGTTGAAGAGATGGGAAACAAAAAACCCGATCCCTGGTACAAACACAAAGTCGAAAACTACCAGACCATTCCGCCCGAGCAACTTTTACCGGGCACTGCACACGGGTACCGGTTCAAGGGAGTAGTTATCACGGTTCCAATATACCTCAACTATTTGTTGCAAAAAGCACTTGAGATGGGAATTGCCATCAAAAGAGTCTCAGCCTTGAAGGAAATTGGTAGTGCCCGCCAGTTACACTCCTCTGGGAAAAGGGCTGACGTGGTGGTCAATTGCACCGGGTTGCTTGCAAAAAATATTAAAGGGTACCGAGACCCAAACAGACAGTACCCAGTATTGGGACAGGTTTTGCACGTCCGGAACAATGCCCGAACAGAGTTTGCCGTCGATGGAGTGGATCCATCACGACCAGATGAGTCGCTCTATATCTTTCCTCGAAAGGAGGGTGGATCTATCATTGGAGGGTGTCACCGAGAAAACTTTGACTCAACTGATGAGGATAAGGAGTTGACCAAACGGCTCATTGACCGGGCTATTAAGTACGCTCCCGAGCTTATAGACCgttccttcaaaaacaatcCAGAATTTATGGACATTATTACCGTAGGTGTGGGACAACGACCTTTCAGAGACGGAGGGGTGCGGGTAGAGCAGGACCCAGACCTTCACTGGTTGGTCCATAACTATGGAGCTGGTGCTGGGGGGTATCAGGGAAGTTATGGGTTCAGCTCTGAGGCTGTGAGACTTGTGAGAATGGCAGCAGAGCTGATCCATTCCAAGATTTAG
- a CDS encoding uncharacterized protein (COG:U; EggNog:ENOG503P0Y6) gives MFSFAKKLVDRFEGHEGPQDSYFKNLLDINNRGYALRVLAVTPQSPANVAGLEAWFDYITGINGHTLPMAFPSLGDHSYSINNDGTINYGGSTTAEHAGAVNFDLIHQELVNVCRNPNTNKEVVLDVWSAKGGVLRQVRVPLSQENLQESTENTRKLIPDPFQAIGLTLQSQHINTATYVWRILATHVNSPAFQAQLVPYSDYIIGCDSAFPDDAYGKGLLAQGGEALLSQTVSRYYNFNSERSHEDFVPITLYVYNHDYDVLRPVTVNLTRTWGDGSNKGLLGCDVGYGLLHRIPEVVGKFDSEKLTDDVLYESKDVEFQLPPPGSDTFTPAADAFTLAAPLAPPKPGKKKKHTRPVADLNEYMNEELQKSKEADTSTVKPVEGSVAPPPKSSS, from the coding sequence ATGTTCTCGTTTGCAAAGAAGCTTGTTGACAGGTTTGAGGGCCATGAAGGGCCACAAGACCtgtacttcaagaatttgCTCGATATAAACAATCGGGGGTACGCTCTACGTGTGCTTGCTGTGACTCCCCAGTCACCCGCCAACGTCGCCGGCCTTGAGGCTTGGTTCGACTACATTACAGGTATCAATGGCCACACCTTGCCTATGGCTTTCCCGTCCCTAGGAGACCACTCCTAcagcatcaacaatgaCGGCACCATCAACTACGGTGGTTCCACGACGGCTGAACACGCTGGTGCCGTCAACTTCGATTTGATCCACCAGGAGCTTGTTAACGTCTGTCGCAACCCGAACACCAACAAAGAGGTGGTGCTTGATGTATGGAGTGCCAAGGGCGGTGTGTTACGGCAAGTGAGAGTACCATTGAGCCAggaaaatcttcaagagtCGACTGAAAATACCAGAAAGCTCATCCCAGACCCCTTCCAAGCCATCGGCTTAACTCTCCAGTCCCAGCATATCAACACTGCTACGTACGTGTGGAGAATCCTCGCCACCCACGTCAACTCTCCCGCTTTCCAGGCCCAGCTCGTGCCCTACTCGGACTATATCATTGGCTGTGATTCAGCATTTCCCGATGATGCCTACGGAAAGGGCCTTTTGGCACAGGGCGGCGAGGCCCTCCTTTCACAGACAGTGCTGCGGTActacaacttcaacagcGAGCGCTCGCACGAAGACTTTGTGCCCATCACCTTGTATGTCTACAACCACGATTATGATGTTTTGAGACCCGTCACCGTAAACCTCACGCGGACGTGGGGAGATGGATCCAACAAGGGTCTCTTGGGGTGTGATGTTGGGTACGGGTTGTTGCATCGTATTCCCGAGGTGGTGGGAAAGTTCGATAGTGAAAAACTCACAGACGATGTTTTGTACGAGAGCAAAGATGTTGAGTTTCAGCTTCCGCCACCTGGAAGCGACACCTTCACACCAGCGGCAGATGCATTTACTCTTGCTGCTCCGTTGGCCCCACCAAAACCaggaaagaaaaagaagcaCACTCGTCCAGTAGCCGATTTGAACGAGTACATGAACGAAGAATTGCAAAAGTCGAAAGAAGCAGATACGCTGACAGTGAAACCGGTTGAAGGCTCGGTTGCCCCACCTCCTAAATCCAGTTCATAG